The Malaclemys terrapin pileata isolate rMalTer1 chromosome 20, rMalTer1.hap1, whole genome shotgun sequence genome contains the following window.
cgTACCTGGGCGCCAGTACCAGCTTGGCAGCCCTTGGACCCCAGTCCTCTGGGGGAGCATCCCCCTGGGAAAGgcccctgctctgcagctccccctggtgGCAGGGCCGTGTTCCCCTCTCATTTgttacatccatgtgtggaattaattttgttacctgcacagagaggtgatgtgtggagggggtggggccgaggggttcggggtgtgggaggggcctcagagctggggcagaaggttggggtgcaggggggtgagggctccagctatgggtgggggctctggagtgaggctggggttgaggggtttgggatacaggctgccccaggactgcggcggggagagaggactccccccagccctctctcgctgCAGCAGCCCCGGGGCCGGTGGAGAGGTGCCTCTGCCTGGCCACGGCAGCTTAGAGGAAACTTAGGGGCAgggatcccccctccctcagcccctaatctccagcagctgctgctcccccctagCTAGGAACCCCCCAGTGACTCCGTCCCCACTCCCCGGCCGGGtgtcccctctgctgagcccaggtctcagggcagagcctggctctgagcatcCCATTGGTGCAGAGACCTCCTGAGGGTCCgtctgggtgtggggctgggagctgggctgctgAACCGGACTCCTCGCCTGCTATCACCAGCTGCACAGGGTCGCTGGGCTCTGAGGAGACGAAGGGCTCTGATTGGGGCCGGTAGCTGCAGCTGTAGTTCCCTCCATGCTGCCGGCCCACGGTGGGGATGCGGAACTCGACCCCGTCCCCAGCAGGGTCCATCTGTCGCTGCGGGTTCAGGTCTCCAGCCTTGTGCAGGAAGAACCTCACGTCCCGGCGCTGCCCCTGACACTGGATGGTGGCGTCTGCCCCTGGGGCGGTGACCGAAGTGAGGCTCAGCGAGATGGAGGGTCTGGGTAAGCTGGGATCTGCGCACAGGAGATAGGCTGTGAGAGTCAGTCCCGGGCACCCACCCAGCCCCGGCCTCCACAGCCAGCCACAGCCACGGGCAGATCCAGGGGTCCCCCAGGCAGAGATTCTCTCCCAGATcccagagctccccccacccagaaTCCCGGCCCTgcgagctgggctcccagccccacagacacCGAGCCGCGGCTCCCTAGTTCTTGGGATCCTCATATGCCGTGTGTGGCCCCAGCCTCGTTCACTGCGTCCGGCCTGCCCTGGACACAGAGTGACTGAGCTGTTCTCTGGGGCAGCGCAcggccggagagcagcagctgagctGACCCCGAGCAAGGCAGGGGCGATGCTGGGGGCGGAGGGCAGCACCGGGAGGGGTCGGCAGGTGTAGCGCAGTCTCCGGTGGCTGACGGCGCTTGCCCACAATCGGTGGGTTTAGGCTGCAGTCTGGGGAGCTCCTGGATTCCCCGCGGCCGCTGAGCTCTCACGTAGCAGCGTCCATGAGCAGCGCTTTCCCCCAGCTGCGCTGGGCTAGGAGACACTGTCCCATCCTGGCAGCAGTGACCTGCCCTCAGGTCACGCAGTCGGCACCCATTGGCTGGACCACGCTGtgatagagctgggcaggaagccATCAGCCCTTCGCAGACTTCACCTGGCCCAGACGCTGCAGcgcggctcctccccagcacaggcTGCCGTGAGGGCACCACGCCCGGCCACCCCTCCCTGCATTGGCTTCCCACAGACAGAGTCTAGTCTGAGGTCTCTGCCCTGATCTCCGAGGTGCCCGAGGACTGAGGCCAGCGTATTCCCGGCTCTGGCTGTAGGGTGCTGCAAGTGCCGGCTCCGTGGCTGCTCGAGGACAAGCCGTCCAGGGCACCGGGTGCACACGTGAGCGGATAGTCCTGCCCGGCCACGGCTCCATTGCTactttcagctccatcagagcTAGCCCAGGTGCCGCacaccagccccagctccagggcagacACCCGACAacagctcccagctctggggtggcccCGGGGTGACGGCTCCCTGCCTCCGGCCCAGCCACCATCAGGGTCACGTTTGTCTGGGCAGGGGACAGAACTTCCTCTGGGGCCGGGCCCAGGCTGCAGAATGAGCTCCCCCAGCAGCCAAGggccccccaaacctccccacctCCGGCTCCAAGGCCAGTGCCCTCCCCCGGCCGGCCTGCTCCGTTATCTATCCGGAGCAGCGCGGCCATTgaccccccaaactgccccagaCCAGACCCTCCGCGGTGGGCACAACCTCCCCTAGGGAGCGGACGAGAGAGAAGCCACCCATGACAGATGGGGTCACGTCGCTTAATGCTCGACTGGCAGGCGCCCGACACCGCGGTGACCAGGGCAGCGTCAGACCATGTGCAGGGTAGGAGGCTGCTCCCCCCTGGCTGGGACCCCCCCAGTGACTCTGTCCCCGCTGCCCGGCCGGGCGTCCCCTCtgctgggctcagggctctgaGTGGCCCATTGGTGTGAGCCCCCGTggatctagctgggtgtggggctgggagccgaggtGCCGGGCtgggcccctcacctgctacAATGATCTGCACAGGGTCACTGGGCTCCGAGGAGGCAGCTCCTATTGTTCTGTTGCTATAGCGACAGGTGTAGCTGCCACCGTGTTCCCGTCTGGCGCTGGTGATGGGAAATTCAGCCTCAGAGCCAGCAGGGTCTGTGTAAGTCAGATAGTTCCCATCTCCAGCCTTGTAGAGGAGGAACCTCATGCCCAGGCGCTGATGACGACACCGGATGGTGACGTTTCCCCCCACGGGGATCACCCCACCGGGGCTGACGGAGATGGAGGGTTTGGGGTAGGACCCCTCTGGATGCACAAACAAACAGGCAGTGAGTGGGGGGTGACACAAACCGCATCCATCTGATTCAATCCTGCTGTGGGGGCACCGCGGGATGACTGGTGCCTTCTCTCTGTatt
Protein-coding sequences here:
- the LOC128826307 gene encoding leukocyte immunoglobulin-like receptor subfamily A member 2: MASALTVLLLGCWLAGRSGVFGEGSYPKPSISVSPGGVIPVGGNVTIRCRHQRLGMRFLLYKAGDGNYLTYTDPAGSEAEFPITSARREHGGSYTCRYSNRTIGAASSEPSDPVQIIVADPSLPRPSISLSLTSVTAPGADATIQCQGQRRDVRFFLHKAGDLNPQRQMDPAGDGVEFRIPTVGRQHGGNYSCSYRPQSEPFVSSEPSDPVQLVIAGGSEPPDLTSLIIAGVSAAAAGFLLLLLVAFVCFRKTQASECPT